The uncultured Paludibaculum sp. sequence GTACTTCCTCGGTGGTCCAGTTGTTGCGATCCATCATGTAGAGCACGGCGAAGACGTCGAGATCGCCGTGACGCGTGGCATTCTCCAGACCGGATTGCGGAGAGAAGCCCATGGTCGTATCGATGGACTTGCCGTGTTCGATGGCGCAGACCGAGGAGCTGCCCCCGAGATGACAACTGATGACGCGCAGATCTTCCTTGGCACGGCCAAGGAACTCCGGCACACGTCCGCTCATGAACTCGTGCGAAGCGCCGTGAAAGCCATACCGCTCGATGCCGAACTGCGTACGCCAGTCAGACGGCACTCCGTACCACCGTGCAAAGTCGGGCATGGTGCGATGGAACTCGGTTTCGAAGGCACCCACCAGCGGTACGCCGGGCATGGCTTCGCGGAAGGCGTCAATGGCCGTGAGGTAGATGGCGTTGTGGACGGGCGCGGCGAGCAAAAACTCGCGCATAGCCGCTTCCACTCCGTCGTCGATCACAAAAGTGCCCCGGTAGTGAGGACCGGCGTGGACCGACTTAAACGCCACGGCATCGACGCTGGTGTCGCCGGAGCGAATGTCACCGATGGCTGAGCGATAGTCAGTAACACGCTCAAACCGTCCGCTGGCGAGCACACGCTCGCCCGGCATGTCCAGGATCTGGTACTTGAGGGATGTGGAACCAAGGTTGGGAACTAGAATGTGCATAAACTTCTGGCCTGGCACGACCACGCACCGGTCCCCGGGGAGGGAAGCCGGAACCGGATCGCGCATCGCGGCGCATGCATTGCAGTATTTCACGGCGGCGGCCACCGGAGCACACCCGGTTGGCTCCGATTCCAGGCGCGACCTCAAGCCGGCGCGTCAATGGGAGGAATTGTCTTCTCCAGGGGGTACCCAACGCGCCATAATGTGGTTCGGGCCGGCGAGCCGCCCCCAGAAGAGAATGGAAACATTGCGGCGGGATAAGAGCCCGCCGCGGGGCCCAAATGGCTTCGCTGTTATATAGTACAGAGTTCGAGGCAGGTCTTCGAGACAAACTAAATCCCTATGATGATTCCTTCCACCTATACGGTCGCCCTACTGTTGGCCGTCCTCTCCATGATCTGTTGGGGATCCTGGGCGAATACCCTCAAACTGGCTGGCAAATGGCGGTTCGAGCTCTACTATTTCGACTATTCGATTGGTGTATTGCTTGCGGCGACGATCGCGGCCTTCACGTTTGGATCCACCGATGGGGTGGCGTCCGACTTCAGCGGCCCGGCCTTCTCGTTTGTCGATAACCTGACAGTTGCGTCGAAGGCGCAGATGCTCTTCGCCGTGGCGGCGGGTATCATCTTCAACCTGGCCAATCTGCTACTGGTGGCCGCCATCACGGTAGCCGGGCTTTCGGTGGCGTTCCCCGTGGGTATCGGCCTGGCACTCATCGTGGGTACTGTCCTGAACCATGTTCTCCGGCCCACCGGAAATCCGGTCTACCTGTTCAGCGGAATGGGGTTCATCCTACTGGCGATTATCGTGACGGCGATGGCCCATGCCGCGTATAACGTGGGTAGACAAGCCCCGGCCCCCGCCCCAGCCGCCGAAGTAAAGACCATCCCGGGCACTCGCGCCGTGCACCGCCCGACGGGCGTTACCCGAAAGGCGAGCCCCCTGAAGGGCATTATCCTCAGCCTGTTCGCCGGCATCCTGATGGGCCTGTTCTACCCGCTCGTCGAACTTAGCAAAAAGGGGGATCTCGGGCTCGGCCCTTACACGGCAGCGTTTCTGTTCGGCATGGGCGTCCTGCTTTCCACGCCTGTTTTCAATATCTTCTTCATGAACATGCCGGTGGAGGGGCCCGCTCTAGGTCTCCGCGACTATTTCCACGGCACCGGCAGGCAACACCTGCTTGGATTGCTGGGCGGGATCATCTGGGCGGTCGGTTGTATCGCCAATTTCGTAGCCTCCAGCACGCCGCCGTCCGTCAACGTCGGCCCGGCGACCAGCTATGCCATGGGGCAAGGCGCAACACTGGTGAGCACCCTTTGGGGCTTGCTGCTGTGGAAAGAGTTCGCCGGCGCATCCGGCGGCGTGAGAGTGCGGCTGATCCTGATGTTCGTGCTGTTTGTTGTCGGGCTGGCGCTGCTGTCGCTCGCCCCGCTTCGCTAGAAAGCCTAGAAGCCAAAGACCGGCAACAGGGCAGCCAGCGCCTCGGCGGAGGGCAGGCTGCCCTGTCCCATTTGCGCGTTGCCGCCGCCGCGCCCACCCACCTGAGCCAGGGCTTGCTTTAGCAAGTTGCCGGCATGCAGACCGGCGTCGGCCGAAACCACCACGAGGATGGCGGCGGGCTGGGCCGAGGCTGCCACATAGAGGGCTCTGGGTTGAGCACAGAAGTTCTGCGCCACGGCACGCACCTCATCGTCCAGGGCGCCCGACGCACGCTGGTCCAGAAAGCGGCGCAGGCCGTCCGCGCTCGCCGTTGTTTGGGTGTAAAGCTCCCGGCCACGGTAGGCTGCCACTTCCAAGCCCAACTTGCGGCACAGTTTGGCGGTCTCGCGGGCCGATTCCAATTGCGCGGCCACCAGCGGCACCGTCTCGTCCAGCGGTGAGGAAAACAGCCGCGCCACCTGCGAGAGGGCCTCGAAATCGAGCCGGGCGCGCCGCACGGCCCGGTGCCCGCATAGAAACTCAACCCGCGTATTGCCACGGATCTTCTCCGTCTTCCGCAATAGAATCGGGCCAATCTCGCCCGTGTGGCGAACATGCGTGCCGCCGCAGGCGGAGCGGTCGACCCCGTCGATGGACACGATGCGGAGCGTCCCCTGGCGCTTGCTCTCCTTGCGCAACCCCTCCGCCTCCGCGGCGTCTTCAAAGGCCACCGAGAGAGGCCGGTTTTCGAACACGAGCTCGTTCGCGCGGCGCTCGGCCGCGGCGCACTGCTCCGCGTTGGCCGCCGGCGTGGACAGCTCGATGGTGCTCACCTCGGCGCCCATGTGGAAGCTCATGGTGACGTAGCCGAACAGAGCGTCGAAGACGGCCGACAGCAGGTGCTGGCCGCTGTGCTGCTGCATATGGTCGAAACGGCGGGCGGCATCCACCTGGCCGTGCACTTCGTCGCCGGACGGCAGGGGCGCGGCCAGGACGTGTACGAGTCCATCTTCTTCTTCCACGACGTCGATGAGTTCGACACCGTTCAAGGTGCCGTAGTCGCGCGGCTGGCCGCCTGAGTCGGGGTAGAACGCGGTGCGGTCGAGGACCACCCGCGTACGTTCCGCATCGGCCCGGATCAGTCTCGCTTCAAAGGACGTCAGGGAAGAATCGGTGTAGTAGAGGCGCTCAGTCATGGGCCACATGGAAATCGAGGGAATCGGGGCGAATCACACAGACTGCCGGCAAGTCCCAACACGATACAAACAGCCGGGAACCACCGGGGCTAGACCCACTCAAGGGCTCCCTTTTTGAAGGCCCAGATGTATCCGACCACCAGGATCGCCAGAAACACTGTCACTTCGCTGACGCCGAACCAACCGAGTTGCTTGTACTGTACGGCCCACGGGAACAGGAAGATGGTTTCCACATCGAAGACAACAAACAGGATAGCCACGATGTAAAACCTGACCGTGTAACGCCCGCGGGCATTCGACGCTGCCTGGATACCGCACTCATAAGCTTCGAGCTTGGCCACGGAGGGGAGTTGAGGGCGGACGAAGCGCGCCAGCAACAGCAGGACGAACGGAAACAGGGCCGCAACGACCAGGAATATGAAGATGGGCAGATACCCTTCGGGCATGAGACCAATATATCACCGACAGGCTGCAAAAGGACCTGAAGGTCCGTATTCATCCGGCCTGCTAGAATTCAAGTTTGAGCACCGCGGCAATTCCGTCTCCTCGTCTGCGTCTGCCCGGCGCGATGTTTCTGCGCGTTCTGGTGGAGCGGCGGGCCCTCATCTATCAGATGGTCCGGCGCGACTTCGGCCAGCGCTTCGTCGGCAGCGCCGCGGGGTGGCTTTGGACACTCATCCATCCACTGGTCACGCTGGCCAGTTGGGTCTTCGTGTTTCAGTACTGCATGAGAGTGCCGGCGCCCAGCGCGGCCTGCGGCGGGAACTACTCGTTGTGCCTGTTTTGCGGCTATCTGCCGTGGCTGCTGTTCAGCGACACGGTGCAGCGGTCGGCCACCGCGCTGCTCGACCAATCGAACCTCATCACCAAGACGGTCTTCCCCTCGGAGATTGTCCCGGTCACGCTGTTCCTGTCCTCGTTGGGCAGTCACCTGTTTGCCGTGGCCATCGCAGTGGGCATTGTGCGCTACACCACCGGCCACTTCAGCATCCTGATCCTGCTGCTGCCCATCTACACCCTCTTTTTGGGTTTGTTTGCTATTGGGGTCGGCTGGATCGCGTCGAGCCTGCAGGTCTATCTGCGGGATACAGCCCAAGTCGTCATCGTCATGCTGACCGCCTGGTTCTGGATCACACCCATCTTTATCGACGAGGCAGTCTTCCCGGTCAGGGCACGGTTCCTGATCCGCTGGAATCCCCTGGCCTACGTCGTGAGAGGCTACCGCGAACGGCTGCTCACGGCGCAGATCCCCGCCCTCGACGATTTCCTCTACCTGGCCGCCGTGTCGATCTCGGTCTTTGTGATCGGCGGGATGTTCTTCCGCCATCTGAAGCGCGGCTTTGCCGATGTCCTGTAGGCTAAATACTTTGGAGTTGCTCGCAAGATGAACTGGACCCGACGAACTTTTCTCACCGGCGCCGCCGCCGCGCCCCTGTTCGCCCAAAAGCGTGGACGGAAAGACGATGCTCCGTCGGCGAAGCCGAACATCCTGCTGGTGATGGCGGATGAGGTACCCTCCTGGGTCCTGGGATGCTACGGCAACCAGGAAATTCCAACACCGAACATCGACCGGATGGCGTTGGGTGGGTCCCGGTTTGTCCGGAGTTTCGCATGCACGCCGGCGGCGACGGCCAACCGCGTCACCCTGCTGAGTGGGCGCACACCCCGTCAGCACGGCGTCCATGAAGCCGGAACTGCCCCGGGTTCGTTCGCCAACGAGAAACTGCTCTCCGACGACTTGACCGGAAGCGGGTACCGCTGCGGGTACGCCGGTCTGTGGGATGCCGGCTCCGGTGCGCCCGGCCACGGCTTCGCTCATGCCGGAACGGCCGTTTCCGGCAAGGGGTCGGCGGCCGAGACGGTGACGGCGCAGGCACTGGAGTTCCTCGACCAGCAGGCCAAGGGCACTCCGTTCTTTCTGGCCATCTCGTATCCCAGTCCCATGACGCTGCAACAGAGCAGCCCGCAGAAGTTCCATGCGCGCTTCGCGGCCGCAAAGTTCGAAAGCTACGGAATCCAACCGGCAGCGGAGCATGCGGCGTTGGGCAAGGAGTACCTGGCCGACGCTTTGGGCAACCTCCGCAAGTATGGCGCCGGTCTGGCGGAACTGGATGAGCAACTAGCCGCGCTGCCACGCAAGCTGCTGGCGAAGAGCATCTTCGACAACACACTCGTAGTGTTCACGGGAACCTCCGGCAACCTGTTGGGCCGACATGGTTTATGGGGTGACGGGCGCGGCTCGAAGCCAGCCAACATGTATGACGAGGCGGTGGGCGTGCCGATGATCTGGCAGTGGCCCGGCTACTTCCCCGTGCAGGCGGCCCGGCCGGAAGTGGTGAGCTCCTATGACGTCTACCCCACGCTGCGCGCCGCCGCCGGCATCCCGCTGACCGACAGTAAGTCACTGTGCGGGCGCGACTTCCTCCAGGTTGTGATGAACCGGGTGCCGGCCCAGAAAAAGGCCTGGAAAGATCTGGTTTTCGCCGACCTGGGCGACACGGAGATGGCCCGGGACAACTACTTCAAAGTGGTCGTTCGCTCCGGAGGCGAGGGACCCAACGAGTTCTACGATCTGCGGCAGGACTCGCGCGAGAAGAACAACCGCTGGGACAACCCAGGCTACGTCACCGTCCGCGACACCATGGCAAAGAGCCTGGCCGAGTGGCGGCAGACCTACGGTTAATCCGTACCGCCAAATACCGCTTTAACGCCGGCCGGCCCTGCAAACACACAGACCGCCGAATGGCCGCATCCTGGAGCGATCTCCAGCGTGTGGGTGGCGTTGAACTGGGTCTTGATATAGCTGTAGTAGATCAACCCGCGCTCCTTGCGATTGGCGCCTTCGGCGATGGCACGGCACGAGCGGTCGAGGGTGGAGTCGTCCGTCCGGGTATCCAACGCACCTACGATGTAGGTGACATTGCGGCGGGGATACTGCTCTAGAATGTACTCATTCGAGGAAGCGGCGGCGTAGCCGGTGCGCGCCTCCAGCCCGTACCGATAGCGGTTGTAGGTGGTGCAATTGGCCGCGTCCCAATACTTCACAAACTTCCCGGTACAGCGGCCATCAGTACCGCAGGCGGCGCCGAGCTGCATCCGCAAGTCGTTTAAATACAGATAACTGGAAGGATTGGCGGCAACATACCGGACCGGGACATGCATACGCGGCTCCATGCGGTTGACGGCCGCGTAGCGCTGGACTAACTGCCCTCCGGCGGAGTGTCCGGCAACAACAACCTCTTTCAGGTCAGGGAAGTGCTCCTGACTGTTCAGCACCTCCAAAACCTGGTCGATGACATCGTAGGAGGTCGCCTTCCCGGAAACGGCATGTTCGCCGGAGACCCAGCCGCTCCCGGACCACTCCAACTCGCCAAACTCGAC is a genomic window containing:
- a CDS encoding acetate/propionate family kinase, with the translated sequence MHILVPNLGSTSLKYQILDMPGERVLASGRFERVTDYRSAIGDIRSGDTSVDAVAFKSVHAGPHYRGTFVIDDGVEAAMREFLLAAPVHNAIYLTAIDAFREAMPGVPLVGAFETEFHRTMPDFARWYGVPSDWRTQFGIERYGFHGASHEFMSGRVPEFLGRAKEDLRVISCHLGGSSSVCAIEHGKSIDTTMGFSPQSGLENATRHGDLDVFAVLYMMDRNNWTTEEVRRQLARNSGLAGLSGIAGGDVRDISAAAQGGNHDAALALDVFTYQVRKTIGAYTAAMAGVDAIVFTGGIGENSAVLRSNCCRGLEHLGVELDAARNENGQGDRLLSSDKSRVKVLALAANEEVVVARRAYRALTAKP
- a CDS encoding alanine--tRNA ligase-related protein — encoded protein: MTERLYYTDSSLTSFEARLIRADAERTRVVLDRTAFYPDSGGQPRDYGTLNGVELIDVVEEEDGLVHVLAAPLPSGDEVHGQVDAARRFDHMQQHSGQHLLSAVFDALFGYVTMSFHMGAEVSTIELSTPAANAEQCAAAERRANELVFENRPLSVAFEDAAEAEGLRKESKRQGTLRIVSIDGVDRSACGGTHVRHTGEIGPILLRKTEKIRGNTRVEFLCGHRAVRRARLDFEALSQVARLFSSPLDETVPLVAAQLESARETAKLCRKLGLEVAAYRGRELYTQTTASADGLRRFLDQRASGALDDEVRAVAQNFCAQPRALYVAASAQPAAILVVVSADAGLHAGNLLKQALAQVGGRGGGNAQMGQGSLPSAEALAALLPVFGF
- the ndhC gene encoding NADH-quinone oxidoreductase subunit A; this encodes MPEGYLPIFIFLVVAALFPFVLLLLARFVRPQLPSVAKLEAYECGIQAASNARGRYTVRFYIVAILFVVFDVETIFLFPWAVQYKQLGWFGVSEVTVFLAILVVGYIWAFKKGALEWV
- a CDS encoding ABC transporter permease, encoding MSTAAIPSPRLRLPGAMFLRVLVERRALIYQMVRRDFGQRFVGSAAGWLWTLIHPLVTLASWVFVFQYCMRVPAPSAACGGNYSLCLFCGYLPWLLFSDTVQRSATALLDQSNLITKTVFPSEIVPVTLFLSSLGSHLFAVAIAVGIVRYTTGHFSILILLLPIYTLFLGLFAIGVGWIASSLQVYLRDTAQVVIVMLTAWFWITPIFIDEAVFPVRARFLIRWNPLAYVVRGYRERLLTAQIPALDDFLYLAAVSISVFVIGGMFFRHLKRGFADVL
- a CDS encoding sulfatase-like hydrolase/transferase; its protein translation is MNWTRRTFLTGAAAAPLFAQKRGRKDDAPSAKPNILLVMADEVPSWVLGCYGNQEIPTPNIDRMALGGSRFVRSFACTPAATANRVTLLSGRTPRQHGVHEAGTAPGSFANEKLLSDDLTGSGYRCGYAGLWDAGSGAPGHGFAHAGTAVSGKGSAAETVTAQALEFLDQQAKGTPFFLAISYPSPMTLQQSSPQKFHARFAAAKFESYGIQPAAEHAALGKEYLADALGNLRKYGAGLAELDEQLAALPRKLLAKSIFDNTLVVFTGTSGNLLGRHGLWGDGRGSKPANMYDEAVGVPMIWQWPGYFPVQAARPEVVSSYDVYPTLRAAAGIPLTDSKSLCGRDFLQVVMNRVPAQKKAWKDLVFADLGDTEMARDNYFKVVVRSGGEGPNEFYDLRQDSREKNNRWDNPGYVTVRDTMAKSLAEWRQTYG
- a CDS encoding alpha/beta fold hydrolase — its product is MMLLSMLALLMVTPPAETEHFATGTGFVIVWRSHALAGATHAGVERAFIMVHGAGRNAEDYFRWALASATVAGQLSKTVVIAPHFKSRSAGDPVEFGELEWSGSGWVSGEHAVSGKATSYDVIDQVLEVLNSQEHFPDLKEVVVAGHSAGGQLVQRYAAVNRMEPRMHVPVRYVAANPSSYLYLNDLRMQLGAACGTDGRCTGKFVKYWDAANCTTYNRYRYGLEARTGYAAASSNEYILEQYPRRNVTYIVGALDTRTDDSTLDRSCRAIAEGANRKERGLIYYSYIKTQFNATHTLEIAPGCGHSAVCVFAGPAGVKAVFGGTD